AGCAGCGCATTGAGCGCATCGGCAAAGTGCGTTCTACGTTCTAGGTTAACTGCCAAGTATAAAATTGTAAACCGGAAGTGCTGCATTAACCTGTGGCACTTCTGTTTTACATCGTACCTTTGCGGAACTTTAGCCCGCTTAGACTGCTTTAAGCACTAGTGAAAATTGCCGGGCGCTTGCCCACACCATTATAGTTTACCAAGAAACGCTCTTACATTTATTATTATGCTCAACCGCAGAACCCTACGAATCAAAGCAATGCAGGCCATCTATGCCTATCAGCAAGCCGTAGGTTCAGATTATCTGCTGGCTTTAGACCAGATTAGCGACGATTTCGCCCCTGACCTTAACTCCATGGAGGTGCAGGACAGAAAGCTGCTCGAAGGCAAAAAGCAAATGGCCACGCTCATGTTTAAGGAGTGGTACGAAACACAGCAGTTCGACGAAGAGGGAGCCGACAAAGAGGCCATTAGCGCGGTGAACAGAGCAATTGCCTCTTACAACAACGCCGTTAAGAAAGACCTGAAGTACTACGGCAACCAGATGCTGAGTGCGGTGGAGCGCATCTACGACCACTACCTGGGCACCCTGCAGATACTGGAGGTGCTGCTGAGTCTGATAGAGGAGGAGGAAGAGAAGAAAGCCAGCCGCTTTACCGCATCCGAAGGCCCGGACCTAAAAAACTTCCTGCAGAACACCTTGGTGCGCCGCCTGCTCCAGAGCAAATCTTACCAGGATGGCATCATCCGCCGGAACATCAGCTGGGGCTCCGACATCAGCGAAATCCGCGCGGTATACAAAAACATTCTGAAGCAGGACGAAACGTTCCTGAACTACCTGCAACTGCCTGCGCCAACCCCGGAAGACGACCTGGAGGTGGTGAAACATATTTTCAAAAACATTATCTTTAAAGAAAAAAACTTACAATCTTTGTTTGAGGAGCAAGATCTGAACTGGGTGGAGAACAAATCCATCGTAAAGAGCCTTGTAAACAAAACAGTAAAGATTTTTGGCGAAGAGGCAGCCGAAGAGCAGCAGCTACTGGACCTGTCGGCCAATTGGGAAGACGATAAGGCTTTCTTCGAAGATTTATACTTCCAGACACTCGGGGAGGACGAGAAGTATGAGCACATGATTGCGGCCAGTGTGAAGAACTGGGACGTGGAGCGCGTGGCCCTGCTGGACAAGATCATACTTAAGATGGCACTCTGCGAAATGCACATCTTCCGCAGCATACCGGTAAAGGTATCCATCAACGAGTACATCGAGATCTCGAAGCTGTACAGTACTCCCAAGAGCAAGCAGTTCATTAACGGTGTGCTGGACAAGATGGCCCAGGAGCTCATCACAAGCGGCGAAATCCGTAAGTCGGGCCGTGGCCTGATCGACAACAAGTAAGCGCCACACGCCAGCGGCGGCCTTTGTGCCGGAATCTCCGTAGAAGAGGAAAAAATTGTACCCGACTTTTAAGTATACTTAAACTATGAGCAAAAAGACAAATACAATATTGGCTTTCGCTTCAGGTGCCGCCGTTGGTGCCGTTGCCGGCCTTCTGTTCGCCCCGGAAAAAGGAAGGGAAACGCGCTACTGGCTGAGTTACCGGCTGGAAAAATACCGTGACACCCTCTCTGACCTGCTGGAGCAGCTGATTGCACGCGGAGAAAACATGCCAATGTCTGCTAAGACCGAGGGGCAGCGGGTAATACAGGATGCTAAAGAAAAAGCTGAGAAGCTGCTGGGCGATGTAGACTCACTGATAAACGAAATTAATAGCAGGAAAGAACTATAAGCATGAGACAAGTAACCCTTATACCCGGCGACGGGATAGGCCCTGAAATAACCGAGGCTGTAAAAGCCATATTCGCTGCTGCCAACGTTCCCGTTACCTGGGATGAAGAAAACGCTGGCCAGACAACCTTTGAAGCCATGGGCGAGCTGATTCCGGCTTCGCTGATCGCCTCTCTTAAAAAGAACACCGTAGCCCTGAAAGGCCCGATCACCACACCTGTTGGCAAAGGCTTTAAAAGTGTAAATGTGCAGTTGCGCCAGATGTTCGACCTGTACTCCAACGTGCGGCCGGCTAAAACGACAAAGGGCGTGAACACCCGGTTCGAGAACGTAAACTCGGTGCTGTTCCGCGAGAACACCGAAGGCCTTTACGCTGGCCTGGAGATGTTTGACGAGCGCCTGCAGATCTCCGACTCGGTGGCACGCGTAACCCGCGTTGGCTGCGAAAAGATTATTCGTGCTGCCTTTGTGTATGCCGACAAGCACGGCTGCAAAAAAGTAACCGCAGTGCATAAGGCAAACATCCTGAAGAGCGCCGGCGCTTTGTTCCTGGGCGTCTTCAACGAGATTGCGAAAGAGTACCCGAATATACAGGCAGACGACAAGATTATCGATAACATGTGCATGCAGCTGGTGGCTAAGCCGGAGCAGTTCGATGTGATCGTGACAACAAACCTGTTCGGCGATATCCTGTCTGACCTTTGCGCCGGTTTGGTTGGCGGGTTGGGTGTGGTAGCCGGAGCCAACATCGGCGATGAAATGGCTATTTTTGAGGCAGTGCACGGCTCTGCACCGGATATTGCTGGCAAGGGAATTGCTAACCCTACAGCGTTACTGCGTTCAGCTATCATGATGTTGCACCACCTGGACATGAAAGACGAGGCAAACCGCATTGAGGCGGCTTTGGAGGCCACACTGGCTAACAAAGAAGAGTGCACCGGCGACCTGGGTGGAAAGGCGGGCACCATGGAGTTTGCGCAGAACATTATCGCAAAACTTTAATTATAGTATCCATACCATGAAAAAGAACCTATTTTTAGCAGCAGGCCTGGCAGTGGCGCTATTCGCCACAAGCTGCGACAGCAA
Above is a window of Pontibacter akesuensis DNA encoding:
- the nusB gene encoding transcription antitermination factor NusB, which translates into the protein MLNRRTLRIKAMQAIYAYQQAVGSDYLLALDQISDDFAPDLNSMEVQDRKLLEGKKQMATLMFKEWYETQQFDEEGADKEAISAVNRAIASYNNAVKKDLKYYGNQMLSAVERIYDHYLGTLQILEVLLSLIEEEEEKKASRFTASEGPDLKNFLQNTLVRRLLQSKSYQDGIIRRNISWGSDISEIRAVYKNILKQDETFLNYLQLPAPTPEDDLEVVKHIFKNIIFKEKNLQSLFEEQDLNWVENKSIVKSLVNKTVKIFGEEAAEEQQLLDLSANWEDDKAFFEDLYFQTLGEDEKYEHMIAASVKNWDVERVALLDKIILKMALCEMHIFRSIPVKVSINEYIEISKLYSTPKSKQFINGVLDKMAQELITSGEIRKSGRGLIDNK
- a CDS encoding YtxH domain-containing protein, whose product is MSKKTNTILAFASGAAVGAVAGLLFAPEKGRETRYWLSYRLEKYRDTLSDLLEQLIARGENMPMSAKTEGQRVIQDAKEKAEKLLGDVDSLINEINSRKEL
- a CDS encoding isocitrate/isopropylmalate dehydrogenase family protein; translated protein: MRQVTLIPGDGIGPEITEAVKAIFAAANVPVTWDEENAGQTTFEAMGELIPASLIASLKKNTVALKGPITTPVGKGFKSVNVQLRQMFDLYSNVRPAKTTKGVNTRFENVNSVLFRENTEGLYAGLEMFDERLQISDSVARVTRVGCEKIIRAAFVYADKHGCKKVTAVHKANILKSAGALFLGVFNEIAKEYPNIQADDKIIDNMCMQLVAKPEQFDVIVTTNLFGDILSDLCAGLVGGLGVVAGANIGDEMAIFEAVHGSAPDIAGKGIANPTALLRSAIMMLHHLDMKDEANRIEAALEATLANKEECTGDLGGKAGTMEFAQNIIAKL